In Pirellulaceae bacterium, one DNA window encodes the following:
- a CDS encoding prenyltransferase/squalene oxidase repeat-containing protein translates to MIDRIRLLEANRQLRRELLAERSGPHWVGRLASSALATATAISALSIVQRQRRWEQDSADPTDGPLSESIVRGLRWLSQQQNSDGGWGDTDLSHSNIATSMLAHAAFRLTGVPAETNGLLDRAEQYMEAQGGIKGLKKRYGRDKTFAVPILTNCALAGTVSWGKVSPLPFELAALPQSMYRFLQLPVVSYAIPALVAIGQVRFHHRPPWNPISRITRNLALQPSLEVLERMQPESGGYLEAIPLTSFVVMSLAAAGKVQHPVVEKGVEFLLASAREDGSWPIDTNLSTWNTSLALNALGMQDFAEEKLDTCIDWLLSCQHLSPHPFTGAAPGGWGWSDLSGAVPDSDDTPGALLALRKVVDLDTTTDEKKQKIISAARAGIQWLLDLQNRDGGWPTFCRGWGKLPFDRSGSDLTAHALRALQAWHHLIEPSEWNQAVQRGLRFLGRKQLPDGTWTPLWFGNQDRTNDENPIYGTAKVLRGFTDLGKSDHPLAQKGRIGLLNLQNLDGGWGGGLRDLDSGESQLLSSIEETALAVEALLPEMHRDERVKKSVETGIAWLLEEVNANRHRQPSPIGFYFAKLWYYEDLYPLIFLVSTLGSAVRQMIPPADRKLTPAQLTH, encoded by the coding sequence ATGATCGACCGAATCCGACTGCTTGAAGCGAATCGTCAACTGCGCCGCGAACTGCTTGCGGAGCGGAGTGGCCCCCATTGGGTGGGCCGACTCGCATCCTCTGCGTTGGCAACCGCAACGGCAATCAGCGCTCTGTCGATTGTGCAGCGGCAACGAAGATGGGAACAAGACTCGGCCGACCCGACCGATGGCCCGCTCAGCGAATCGATCGTACGGGGTCTTCGCTGGCTGTCGCAGCAACAGAATAGCGACGGAGGTTGGGGAGACACAGACCTCAGTCATTCCAATATTGCCACGAGCATGCTGGCCCATGCGGCGTTTCGTTTGACAGGAGTTCCGGCAGAGACGAATGGGTTGCTTGATCGAGCCGAGCAATACATGGAAGCTCAAGGCGGAATCAAAGGACTCAAAAAACGATACGGCAGGGACAAAACCTTTGCGGTACCGATCCTGACAAACTGTGCGTTAGCGGGCACGGTGTCTTGGGGCAAGGTTTCACCTCTCCCCTTTGAACTGGCCGCCTTGCCACAGAGCATGTATCGGTTCCTACAACTGCCCGTCGTCAGCTACGCGATTCCGGCACTCGTGGCGATTGGTCAGGTCCGCTTCCATCACCGCCCTCCCTGGAATCCTATTTCGCGCATCACCCGCAACCTGGCCTTGCAGCCGAGCCTAGAAGTGCTGGAACGAATGCAACCCGAAAGCGGGGGCTATTTGGAAGCAATTCCATTAACCAGCTTCGTGGTGATGAGCTTGGCAGCAGCAGGCAAAGTTCAACATCCCGTGGTTGAAAAAGGCGTCGAGTTTTTATTGGCCTCAGCTCGTGAAGACGGCTCCTGGCCGATCGACACCAACCTGTCGACCTGGAACACTTCCCTGGCACTCAATGCGCTTGGAATGCAAGACTTCGCCGAGGAAAAGCTTGATACGTGTATCGACTGGTTGCTGAGTTGCCAGCACTTGTCACCTCATCCATTCACCGGCGCAGCCCCGGGAGGCTGGGGCTGGTCGGACCTGAGCGGTGCGGTCCCAGATTCGGATGACACACCGGGCGCGCTCTTGGCTCTTCGGAAAGTCGTCGACTTGGACACAACCACCGATGAAAAAAAACAGAAAATTATTTCGGCAGCCAGGGCTGGCATCCAATGGCTGCTGGATCTACAAAATCGAGATGGAGGCTGGCCGACCTTCTGCCGGGGTTGGGGGAAGCTGCCATTCGACCGTAGCGGAAGCGATCTAACAGCGCACGCCTTGCGAGCCCTGCAAGCGTGGCACCATCTCATCGAGCCGTCCGAATGGAACCAGGCCGTCCAACGCGGCCTGCGATTTTTGGGGCGTAAACAGCTGCCAGATGGGACCTGGACGCCGCTTTGGTTTGGCAACCAAGATCGCACCAATGACGAAAACCCGATTTATGGAACCGCCAAGGTGTTGCGGGGCTTCACAGATCTGGGTAAGTCGGATCACCCATTGGCCCAAAAAGGACGTATTGGCCTGTTAAATTTACAAAATCTTGACGGAGGCTGGGGAGGTGGCTTACGGGACCTGGATTCGGGTGAATCTCAGCTGTTGAGTAGTATCGAAGAAACAGCTCTGGCGGTAGAAGCATTGCTGCCTGAGATGCATCGCGACGAGCGAGTAAAAAAATCCGTAGAAACCGGCATTGCTTGGCTGTTAGAAGAAGTTAACGCGAATCGCCATCGACAACCCAGCCCAATCGGTTTTTACTTCGCCAAGCTTTGGTATTATGAAGACTTGTACCCGTTGATTTTTCTGGTTTCAACACTCGGTTCCGCCGTGCGACAGATGATTCCACCCGCCGACCGAAAACTCACTCCAGCTCAACTCACTCACTAA
- a CDS encoding radical SAM/SPASM domain-containing protein, with translation MYLSLTKRLLFETDKRLLWKLTWNMGFKGMRSVQKHKRRLKRGQFFPPFIYISIINSCNLRCQGCWVDVAAPQHKIELDDLDRLVTESKAMGNSFFGILGGEPFMHPEMLELFERHPDCYFQVFTNGHFISEEVAKRLRRVGNVTPLISVEGNEIVSDERRGRLNVLSQTMQGLQHCLENKVMTGVCTSLCQTNYDLLTEKWVDRLIEMGVMYTWFHIYRPVGPDAAPELCLTPAQQAKARQFVVDMRAKKPIIIIDAYYDGEGQALCPAATGFTHHISPWGDIEPCPVIQLATESIHEKRPLRETFNESDFLRDFRQTAAEATRGCIVLERPDLLEALAERHGARDTTARQTGFAELGEMETRPSQYDPSCEIPEKSWAYRLAKRFWFNDYGAYTKHFRREDWKPTRPDMDASDV, from the coding sequence ATGTATTTAAGCTTGACAAAACGGTTGCTGTTCGAGACCGATAAACGTTTGCTCTGGAAACTAACGTGGAATATGGGCTTCAAGGGGATGAGGTCCGTACAAAAACATAAACGGCGGCTGAAACGGGGGCAATTTTTTCCCCCGTTCATCTACATTTCGATTATCAACAGTTGCAACTTGCGTTGTCAGGGCTGTTGGGTCGATGTGGCAGCCCCGCAACACAAGATCGAATTGGATGATTTGGATCGGTTGGTGACAGAGTCCAAGGCAATGGGGAATTCATTTTTTGGCATCTTGGGGGGAGAGCCGTTCATGCACCCGGAGATGTTGGAACTCTTCGAACGTCATCCGGATTGCTACTTCCAGGTGTTCACAAACGGGCACTTTATTTCTGAGGAAGTTGCGAAGCGCCTGCGACGTGTGGGAAACGTTACACCGCTGATTAGTGTTGAGGGAAACGAAATCGTCAGTGATGAGAGGCGAGGCCGTTTGAATGTGTTGAGCCAGACCATGCAAGGTTTGCAGCACTGTCTTGAAAACAAAGTAATGACCGGGGTCTGCACGAGTCTTTGCCAAACCAATTATGATCTGCTTACCGAAAAATGGGTTGATCGGCTGATCGAGATGGGAGTGATGTACACCTGGTTTCATATCTATCGACCGGTGGGACCCGATGCGGCCCCCGAGTTGTGCTTGACACCCGCTCAACAGGCCAAGGCACGGCAGTTCGTTGTCGATATGCGTGCCAAGAAGCCGATCATCATCATTGACGCCTACTACGATGGCGAAGGTCAAGCCTTGTGTCCTGCCGCAACTGGCTTCACGCATCACATCAGCCCTTGGGGTGATATCGAGCCATGTCCCGTGATCCAACTCGCAACGGAATCCATACACGAAAAGAGACCCTTACGTGAGACGTTCAACGAATCGGATTTCTTGCGAGACTTTCGGCAGACGGCTGCGGAGGCAACCCGAGGCTGCATCGTCCTAGAACGCCCGGACTTGTTAGAGGCTTTGGCGGAAAGACACGGAGCACGCGATACGACGGCCCGACAGACGGGGTTTGCCGAGCTTGGTGAAATGGAAACACGACCATCGCAATACGATCCTTCCTGTGAAATTCCGGAAAAGAGTTGGGCCTATCGCTTAGCAAAGCGATTCTGGTTTAACGATTATGGAGCTTACACGAAGCATTTTCGACGCGAAGATTGGAAGCCGACGCGTCCCGACATGGACGCCAGCGACGTTTAG
- a CDS encoding ABC transporter ATP-binding protein yields MSLRYRFTVVGTIVCALAVGVLWGGNIGAVFPFVEVVFRGQSLQEWVDGEVEKAEQKIERMDAQIAGVAGEPELDSNQRKRLVARRRAEVAALEAYRRAQPYIYRYLPEQPFTTLLLVMMLLFIGTLIKDVFLASSTVLTERLAQAGTIQLRKQLFNQTLRTELQSFQNRDSSQLLSRLTYDLEQVTIGLRMLFGRSIREPLKMLACLIGAAFICWRLLLLSMFLAPLAALLISLLNRALKRANARALDEMSQIYSVLGETLRGMKIVKAYTMERIERRRFDVVSRRFFQRAMRVAIFDAMVRPTIEMMGIGIICVAILGGAYLVLNQETHLLGLKISERPLSISAVMLFFGLLTGVSDPARKLSGVIGKLQRAAAAADRVFELIDRSSELPRASRPVDTVKHQRELRFENVKFAYRDGPLVLDEVSLRVQAGETIAFVGPNGCGKSTLANLVLRFFDPDSGAVSIDGVDLRQMRLRDLRSQVGLVTQEAVLFNDTVEANIRLGHPNASREQVVRAAQQAHAHDFIENQLADGYQTVVGEGASRLSGGQKQRISLARAILRDPKILILDEATSQVDVDSERQIHAALAAFMQGRTSLIITHRTGILELADRIIVMEGGRITDDGTLPELMARSSAFHRLSTDHRAKSA; encoded by the coding sequence TTGAGTTTGCGCTACCGTTTCACGGTGGTCGGGACCATTGTTTGCGCGCTGGCAGTGGGAGTCCTCTGGGGGGGGAACATCGGTGCTGTTTTCCCGTTCGTCGAAGTGGTTTTTCGCGGTCAGTCGCTGCAGGAATGGGTGGATGGTGAGGTTGAGAAGGCGGAGCAGAAAATCGAGCGAATGGATGCTCAGATTGCGGGAGTTGCCGGTGAACCTGAGCTTGATTCGAATCAGCGAAAGCGATTGGTTGCTCGCAGGCGGGCCGAGGTGGCCGCTTTGGAGGCGTATCGGCGTGCGCAGCCTTATATTTATCGCTATCTTCCCGAGCAACCGTTCACAACTTTGTTGCTTGTTATGATGCTCCTTTTTATTGGTACGTTGATAAAAGATGTCTTTCTTGCGTCGAGTACCGTGCTGACCGAACGCTTAGCTCAAGCGGGAACGATTCAGCTTCGCAAGCAATTGTTTAATCAGACTTTGCGGACGGAGTTACAGAGTTTTCAAAATAGGGATTCCAGTCAATTATTGAGTCGACTGACCTATGACCTGGAGCAAGTGACAATTGGTTTACGTATGCTATTTGGCCGCTCTATTCGCGAACCGCTGAAGATGCTGGCGTGTTTGATTGGTGCGGCCTTCATCTGCTGGCGGTTACTGTTGCTTTCGATGTTTTTGGCTCCACTGGCCGCTCTTTTGATTTCACTCCTGAACCGTGCGTTAAAACGAGCGAATGCCCGCGCGTTGGACGAAATGTCACAGATTTATTCCGTGCTTGGAGAAACCTTGCGGGGAATGAAAATTGTGAAGGCATACACGATGGAGAGAATTGAACGTCGGCGATTTGATGTGGTCTCGCGGCGATTCTTTCAGCGCGCCATGCGAGTGGCGATTTTTGACGCGATGGTACGTCCCACGATCGAAATGATGGGAATTGGAATCATTTGCGTGGCAATTCTCGGCGGTGCCTATTTGGTGTTAAATCAAGAGACTCATCTTCTGGGCCTTAAAATCAGCGAACGGCCGCTATCGATCAGTGCTGTAATGCTGTTTTTTGGTTTGCTGACGGGGGTCAGCGATCCGGCTCGAAAACTGTCGGGCGTGATTGGTAAGTTGCAACGCGCGGCAGCGGCGGCAGATCGTGTGTTTGAACTGATTGACCGCAGTTCGGAGTTACCTCGTGCTTCGCGACCCGTGGATACCGTGAAGCATCAACGAGAACTGCGGTTTGAGAACGTCAAGTTTGCTTACCGAGATGGTCCGCTGGTCTTGGACGAGGTCAGTTTGCGCGTGCAAGCAGGTGAGACGATTGCGTTTGTAGGGCCCAATGGGTGCGGCAAAAGTACGCTCGCTAATCTTGTGCTGCGTTTCTTCGATCCCGACTCTGGAGCTGTTTCTATTGATGGGGTGGATCTTCGGCAGATGCGATTGCGAGACTTACGGTCTCAGGTCGGACTCGTGACGCAAGAAGCTGTTCTGTTTAATGATACGGTGGAAGCAAATATTCGCCTGGGTCACCCGAATGCGAGTCGGGAGCAGGTCGTTCGGGCAGCTCAACAGGCACATGCTCACGATTTTATTGAGAATCAACTCGCCGATGGCTACCAAACGGTGGTTGGCGAAGGGGCGAGCCGCCTTTCGGGTGGACAGAAGCAACGTATCTCGCTAGCTCGCGCCATCTTGAGGGACCCCAAGATTCTGATTCTCGATGAGGCGACAAGCCAAGTAGATGTCGATAGCGAGCGGCAAATTCACGCCGCCCTGGCCGCGTTTATGCAGGGACGAACCTCTCTGATTATCACGCATCGGACGGGGATTCTGGAACTCGCGGACCGGATTATTGTGATGGAAGGTGGTCGGATTACCGACGACGGAACGTTGCCCGAGTTGATGGCTCGCAGTTCCGCTTTTCATCGTCTCTCGACGGATCATCGGGCCAAGAGTGCCTGA
- a CDS encoding sulfotransferase family 2 domain-containing protein has protein sequence MLLSHSHNFLFVHLAKTGGTSVRAALSSRSWRDPLHWPTFFCHRVSEFCGHRLGCKIPRHAPALVAKELLPPTFFDELFKFSFVRNPWDRVVSAYHHFERERRDVLAEQRIRDIAHFTDWLLDVPLNETSRAGLVAALRRPQIEHLVDFHGNLLVDFVGRYEHLPEDFQWVVEQVAFKGVKLPHKRRSQRPRDYRLSYTDRMAEQVADHFAPDIAAFEYSFDPPDLLEINRKDAAHRMRNHSVNPFVLGRHKPQDGKSIKC, from the coding sequence ATGCTACTTTCACATTCCCATAACTTCCTGTTTGTTCATCTCGCCAAGACCGGTGGCACGAGTGTTCGTGCGGCTTTGTCGAGTCGAAGTTGGAGGGATCCGCTCCATTGGCCGACGTTTTTCTGCCATCGGGTCAGTGAGTTTTGTGGGCACCGATTGGGATGCAAGATTCCACGGCACGCACCAGCCCTGGTGGCCAAGGAACTATTGCCGCCAACTTTCTTCGACGAGCTTTTTAAGTTTAGTTTTGTGCGAAATCCTTGGGATCGTGTGGTAAGTGCCTACCACCACTTTGAACGGGAACGGCGTGACGTTTTGGCGGAGCAACGGATCCGTGACATTGCCCATTTCACCGATTGGTTGTTGGACGTTCCTTTAAACGAAACAAGTCGCGCGGGTTTAGTTGCCGCGTTGCGCCGCCCCCAGATTGAACACCTCGTCGATTTCCACGGGAATCTATTGGTGGATTTCGTGGGGCGTTACGAACATTTGCCTGAAGACTTCCAGTGGGTCGTGGAACAAGTCGCGTTTAAGGGTGTGAAATTGCCGCACAAGCGTCGGTCGCAGCGCCCCCGAGATTACCGACTAAGTTACACGGACCGAATGGCTGAGCAAGTTGCCGACCATTTTGCCCCCGACATCGCTGCATTTGAGTACAGTTTCGATCCTCCGGATTTGTTGGAGATCAATCGAAAAGACGCTGCTCACCGAATGAGAAATCATTCGGTGAATCCCTTCGTTTTGGGAAGGCATAAGCCTCAGGATGGGAAGTCGATAAAATGTTAA
- a CDS encoding sulfotransferase, with protein sequence MLNRNAIFVNGFSRGGTTMLTNLLASHPTVCLVGETHHVFKGHNITDSRWRVLNKCLYHDAPILMRHGQNFFSPRLVKPRKSLCRWSENRIDRILYREKLRSNHPLLNQYKTANLEYTREELMESRLLCKNIDGMIYVNDAFSQMYPDGTYFGLVRNGFAVCEGHVRRGRSAQEIGWRYRVLAEKMLSDAERFANYHMVRFEDLVADPMETVAAAYAAAGLDVDRLDKVRMQVRRVMDANGNHQLVGDSEWDVVWLTFSELGGYFKQDVNLNQIKRLSAVDRDAFLEEAGDVMERLGYPCEVSESRGYCVPVLQRQAKPLKVADVSRRAA encoded by the coding sequence ATGTTAAATCGCAATGCAATTTTCGTAAATGGGTTTTCGCGTGGCGGGACAACGATGTTGACCAATCTTCTGGCATCACATCCCACCGTTTGCCTGGTCGGCGAGACTCATCATGTTTTTAAAGGTCACAACATTACCGACAGTCGTTGGCGAGTGCTCAACAAGTGTTTGTATCATGATGCTCCGATCCTGATGCGACACGGGCAAAACTTTTTTAGCCCGCGCTTAGTCAAGCCTCGTAAATCGCTCTGCCGTTGGTCAGAAAATCGAATCGATCGGATTCTCTATCGGGAGAAGTTGAGGTCAAATCATCCACTCCTGAATCAATATAAGACGGCCAACCTGGAATATACGCGTGAAGAACTCATGGAGTCGCGATTGCTTTGCAAGAACATTGACGGCATGATTTATGTAAATGATGCCTTTTCACAGATGTATCCCGATGGCACCTATTTTGGTCTGGTTCGAAACGGATTCGCGGTTTGTGAAGGGCATGTGAGACGTGGACGCTCTGCTCAGGAGATTGGTTGGCGTTACAGAGTATTGGCTGAAAAAATGCTGTCCGATGCCGAACGTTTTGCTAATTATCACATGGTGCGTTTCGAAGATTTGGTTGCCGATCCGATGGAAACCGTGGCTGCCGCCTATGCCGCTGCGGGACTTGATGTGGACCGTCTGGACAAAGTTCGTATGCAAGTTCGTCGCGTCATGGATGCGAATGGCAATCACCAATTGGTCGGCGATTCAGAATGGGATGTTGTCTGGCTGACCTTCTCAGAGCTTGGTGGCTATTTCAAACAGGATGTCAATCTGAATCAAATTAAACGTTTGTCGGCTGTGGATCGTGACGCGTTTCTCGAAGAAGCGGGGGACGTGATGGAACGACTCGGGTACCCGTGTGAAGTGAGCGAGTCTCGTGGATACTGTGTTCCTGTTCTCCAGCGACAGGCCAAGCCATTGAAGGTCGCCGATGTGAGTCGCCGTGCTGCCTGA
- a CDS encoding sulfotransferase family 2 domain-containing protein → MLAFVHIRKTGGSTVDTILRQSFGLRHFRLRLGPHRAVNPIASAGEVRRCQWIYWRMKCLAGHGIVPHSDLRELSESLRYFTFLREPVTRCASDYQFRVDRGGLRQPFEEWIHTEYAANQQTLKIGGERKADKAIEMLLKEIGFVGILERFDESLVMLKQWVDLPEFDIRYRSKNVAARSSIKSRLLADPQTLSLLREVNQEDLKLYRYAMEEIYPKAVSRFSGDLENAVCDFRRTNQPRPVLPRQIGSILVREGVYKPIATMLSNQSNATALPSRAA, encoded by the coding sequence ATGTTAGCCTTTGTCCACATCCGTAAGACCGGTGGAAGTACCGTCGATACGATACTACGTCAGTCCTTTGGTTTGCGGCATTTTCGACTTCGCTTAGGTCCACATCGGGCCGTTAATCCCATTGCCAGCGCAGGTGAGGTTCGTCGTTGTCAGTGGATCTACTGGCGGATGAAATGTCTTGCGGGGCATGGGATCGTGCCGCACAGTGATCTGCGAGAGTTGAGTGAATCGCTGCGGTATTTTACCTTCTTACGTGAACCGGTCACTCGTTGCGCATCGGATTATCAGTTTCGTGTCGATCGCGGTGGCCTGCGACAGCCATTCGAAGAATGGATTCATACGGAGTATGCTGCCAATCAACAGACGCTAAAAATTGGTGGGGAACGAAAGGCTGACAAAGCCATTGAAATGCTTCTCAAAGAGATTGGTTTTGTCGGTATACTCGAGCGGTTTGATGAATCTCTTGTGATGCTCAAGCAATGGGTGGATTTGCCGGAATTCGATATCCGGTATCGATCAAAGAACGTTGCCGCACGCTCTTCGATCAAGTCTCGCTTGCTGGCTGACCCGCAGACGTTGAGTTTGCTCCGCGAAGTCAATCAAGAAGATCTCAAACTATATCGATATGCGATGGAAGAAATCTATCCAAAAGCAGTAAGTCGGTTTTCTGGCGATTTGGAGAACGCTGTTTGCGATTTTCGCCGCACGAATCAACCCCGGCCAGTCTTGCCCCGACAGATCGGTAGCATCTTGGTCCGCGAAGGTGTCTACAAGCCGATCGCTACGATGTTGAGTAATCAATCCAACGCGACGGCGTTGCCATCGCGGGCCGCTTGA